Proteins encoded within one genomic window of Pseudalkalibacillus sp. SCS-8:
- the dnaB gene encoding replicative DNA helicase: MSDLFSDRIPPHNIEAEQAVLGAVFLEPEALTSATEMLMPDDFYRAAHQRIFSVMVDLSEKGEPIDLVTVTSELQDRKLLEEVGGVSYLSDLANAVPTAANIEYYGHIVEEKSLLRRLIRTATDIAADGYSREDEVEEILNEAEKNILEVAQRKNAGAFVSIKDVLVEAYDNIEQLQNSKGDITGIPTGFVELDRMTAGFQRNDLIIVAARPSVGKTAFALNIAQNVATKTDENVAIFSLEMGAEQLVMRMLCAEGNIDAQRLRTGDLQSEDWQKLTMAMGSLSNAGIYIDDTPGIRVSDIRAKCRRLKQEKGLGMILIDYMQLIRGNGGKSSENRQQEVSEISRALKGLARELEVPVISLSQLSRGVESRQDKRPMMSDIRESGSIEQDADIVAFLYRDDYYDKESENKNIIEIIIAKQRNGPVGTVELAFVKEYNKFVNLERRHDESEMPPGA; the protein is encoded by the coding sequence ATGAGTGACTTATTCTCAGACCGTATCCCTCCTCACAACATAGAAGCAGAACAGGCAGTCCTAGGGGCTGTCTTTCTCGAGCCTGAGGCATTGACGTCAGCGACGGAAATGTTGATGCCTGATGATTTTTACCGTGCCGCTCACCAACGGATCTTTTCTGTGATGGTCGATCTATCGGAAAAGGGGGAACCGATCGACCTTGTAACGGTTACCTCGGAATTACAGGACCGGAAGCTTCTAGAGGAAGTTGGAGGCGTCTCGTATCTCAGTGATCTTGCCAATGCAGTACCAACAGCTGCCAATATCGAGTATTATGGCCATATCGTCGAAGAGAAATCTCTTCTCCGTCGTTTGATCCGCACTGCAACGGATATTGCAGCTGACGGATATTCACGGGAAGATGAAGTCGAAGAAATCCTGAATGAAGCAGAGAAAAACATCCTAGAGGTTGCCCAGCGTAAAAACGCAGGCGCGTTCGTTTCAATCAAGGATGTCCTCGTAGAAGCCTACGATAACATCGAACAGCTTCAAAACAGCAAAGGTGATATTACTGGAATACCTACTGGTTTCGTTGAGCTGGATCGTATGACGGCAGGATTTCAGCGTAACGATCTGATCATCGTAGCTGCACGTCCTTCTGTTGGTAAGACGGCGTTTGCTTTGAACATCGCCCAGAACGTTGCGACAAAGACCGATGAAAATGTCGCCATCTTCAGTTTGGAGATGGGAGCGGAGCAGCTCGTCATGCGTATGCTCTGTGCGGAAGGAAACATCGATGCTCAACGCCTCCGTACAGGAGACCTGCAAAGCGAGGACTGGCAGAAGCTGACGATGGCGATGGGAAGCCTTTCGAATGCAGGGATCTACATCGATGATACACCAGGTATCCGTGTCAGTGATATCCGTGCGAAGTGCCGTCGCCTGAAACAAGAAAAAGGCTTAGGCATGATTCTGATTGACTATATGCAGCTGATTCGTGGGAATGGCGGCAAGTCGAGTGAAAACCGACAGCAGGAGGTTTCTGAGATCTCCCGTGCATTGAAAGGTCTTGCACGTGAGCTTGAGGTGCCGGTTATCTCGCTGTCCCAGCTATCCCGTGGCGTAGAGTCGCGTCAGGATAAACGCCCGATGATGTCCGATATCCGTGAATCCGGAAGTATCGAGCAGGATGCCGATATCGTCGCCTTCCTTTATCGTGATGACTATTACGATAAGGAAAGTGAAAACAAAAACATCATCGAAATCATCATTGCGAAGCAACGTAACGGTCCGGTCGGTACGGTAGAATTGGCTTTCGTCAAAGAATATAACAAGTTCGTCAACCTGGAACGGCGTCACGATGAAAGTGAAATGCCGCCAGGAGCGTAG
- the rplI gene encoding 50S ribosomal protein L9, whose translation MKVIFIKDVKGKGKQGEVKNVSEGYARNYLFPNNLAKEANQGNLKSLEKKKESEKQKAEQERLDAVDLKDQLEKLTVELSTKAGEGGRLFGSITSKQIAEELKKKNYKIDKRKIELSEPIRTLGYTNVPVKLHPEVTATLKVHVTEQN comes from the coding sequence ATGAAAGTCATTTTCATTAAAGATGTGAAAGGGAAAGGCAAGCAAGGGGAAGTGAAGAACGTATCTGAAGGGTATGCACGCAATTACCTATTCCCGAACAACCTTGCGAAGGAAGCCAATCAAGGCAACCTGAAATCCCTGGAGAAAAAGAAGGAAAGCGAAAAGCAGAAGGCGGAACAAGAACGCTTGGATGCTGTTGATTTAAAGGATCAACTCGAAAAGCTGACGGTAGAATTGTCCACGAAAGCTGGAGAAGGCGGCCGATTGTTCGGCTCAATCACGAGCAAACAGATTGCTGAAGAGTTGAAGAAAAAGAATTACAAGATCGATAAACGTAAAATCGAGCTTTCTGAACCGATTCGTACGCTTGGCTATACGAATGTCCCTGTAAAACTACACCCAGAAGTTACAGCGACGTTGAAAGTCCACGTGACTGAACAGAACTAA
- the ychF gene encoding redox-regulated ATPase YchF, whose protein sequence is MALTTGIVGLPNVGKSTLFNAITQAGAESANYPFCTIDPNVGIVDVPDSRLQKLTELVNPKKTIPTHFEFTDIAGIVKGASKGEGLGNQFLSHIRQVDAISHVVRCFDDENITHVSGKVDPIDDIETINLELIFADMDTIEKRITRVEKLARQKDKEASYEYEILSKLKKAFEAEMPARSVDLTKEEKKVVHGLHLLTMKPVLYVANVAEEDLLEGGNELVERVREYAANENAEVIVISAKVESEIAELEGEEKQAFLEELGIEESGLDQLIRAAYNLLGLATYFTAGEQEVRAWTFRQGTKAPQAAGIIHTDFERGFIRAEVVSYDDLVEAGSMGIARDNGKVRLEGKEYVVKDGDVIHFRFNV, encoded by the coding sequence ATGGCGTTAACAACAGGTATTGTCGGTCTTCCGAACGTAGGGAAATCGACACTCTTTAATGCAATTACACAGGCTGGAGCGGAAAGTGCAAACTATCCTTTCTGTACAATTGATCCGAACGTAGGGATTGTAGATGTACCGGATTCTCGTTTACAAAAGCTTACCGAGCTCGTCAATCCGAAAAAGACGATTCCTACTCATTTCGAATTTACGGACATTGCTGGAATCGTAAAAGGCGCAAGTAAAGGGGAAGGACTTGGAAACCAATTCTTATCCCATATCCGTCAGGTGGATGCGATCTCTCATGTGGTCCGTTGTTTTGATGATGAGAACATTACACACGTTTCGGGTAAAGTCGATCCGATTGATGATATTGAGACGATCAACCTTGAGTTGATTTTTGCCGACATGGATACCATTGAAAAGCGGATTACGCGTGTTGAAAAATTAGCACGTCAAAAAGATAAAGAAGCCTCTTACGAATATGAGATTCTATCAAAATTGAAGAAAGCTTTCGAAGCAGAAATGCCTGCTCGAAGCGTGGATTTGACGAAAGAGGAAAAGAAGGTCGTCCATGGCTTACACCTTCTAACGATGAAACCCGTCCTTTATGTTGCAAATGTTGCTGAAGAAGACCTTCTTGAAGGCGGCAACGAGCTCGTTGAACGCGTACGTGAATATGCTGCCAACGAAAATGCTGAAGTAATCGTGATCAGTGCGAAAGTAGAATCAGAAATCGCTGAGCTTGAAGGGGAAGAAAAACAAGCATTCCTTGAAGAGCTTGGGATTGAAGAAAGTGGTCTTGATCAACTGATCCGTGCGGCCTACAATCTGTTAGGTCTTGCAACTTACTTTACTGCAGGTGAACAAGAGGTCCGTGCTTGGACATTCCGTCAAGGAACGAAAGCCCCGCAAGCGGCTGGAATCATCCACACCGATTTTGAACGTGGCTTCATCCGTGCAGAAGTCGTCTCCTATGATGATCTTGTAGAAGCAGGATCCATGGGTATTGCTCGAGATAACGGAAAAGTACGTCTCGAAGGAAAAGAATACGTCGTCAAAGACGGAGACGTTATCCACTTCCGCTTTAATGTGTAA
- the rpsF gene encoding 30S ribosomal protein S6, protein MRRYEIMYILRPNLEEEAQKATAEKAESILKDNGAEIEKVDDMGKRRLAYEINDFRDGYYKVMYVNADSDAINEFDRLMKIDDSVLRFMTIVNEQQ, encoded by the coding sequence ATGCGTAGATATGAAATCATGTACATTCTGCGCCCGAATCTAGAAGAGGAAGCTCAAAAGGCTACAGCTGAAAAAGCTGAAAGCATCCTTAAAGATAACGGTGCAGAAATTGAAAAAGTTGACGACATGGGTAAGCGTCGTCTTGCTTATGAAATCAATGATTTCCGCGATGGCTACTACAAAGTTATGTATGTAAATGCAGACTCTGATGCTATCAACGAATTTGACCGTCTAATGAAGATCGACGACAGCGTTCTTCGTTTCATGACTATCGTAAACGAACAGCAGTAA
- the rpsR gene encoding 30S ribosomal protein S18, with protein MPRPGRRKRKKVCFFTVNQITYIDYKDVDLLKRFVSERGKILPRRVTGTSAKYQRQLTRAIKRARQMALLPYSAE; from the coding sequence ATGCCTCGTCCAGGACGTAGAAAGCGTAAAAAGGTTTGCTTTTTCACAGTAAACCAAATCACTTACATCGACTATAAAGACGTTGATCTTCTTAAGCGTTTCGTTTCCGAGCGTGGAAAAATTCTTCCTCGTCGTGTAACTGGAACTTCTGCGAAGTACCAACGTCAATTGACACGAGCAATCAAGCGTGCCCGTCAAATGGCATTGCTTCCATACTCAGCTGAGTAG
- a CDS encoding M23 family metallopeptidase, whose amino-acid sequence MGIGNTQRKKVGKMQRIALLTILAFTVGLFGFNSATYASDDRFELIKTVYHVYVDGENIGLVNEKNVVEDTKAQMIQKAEDRFKDIQLTVNEDIQYVPERIFNPDVDHEAVKKKLQDQLSIGILGAKLSFGGKTLGYFKTAEEAEEVVRELKLKYTDEKTLDKLQKQAEEKADSDKSGEQKEEKKSVEDETFSVSFDNEVQITSEKVSIDDLIDQEKAMERFKKGTLKKTSHKVKEDDTIESIVEKYDITREELFELNPDLSELTKLKEGEKLIVKEYKPFAKVVVKERVTKEHKIAYDSEVKEDDTMPKGESKISQKGKDGKKSVQYEITSVNGEVTDKNVVAEEVLSEPVTEIKIKGTKVIPSRGTGSFHWPTVGGYISSHKGQRWGRQHKGIDIARPSNRAILAVDNGTVVSAGFNSGGYGNRIIINHNNGFKSVYAHLASMNVSVGQTVKKGQKIGVMGSTGHSTGVHLHFELYKNGALLNPLKYISR is encoded by the coding sequence ATGGGGATCGGTAACACGCAAAGGAAAAAGGTTGGGAAAATGCAAAGAATTGCATTGCTGACGATTCTAGCATTCACAGTAGGTTTGTTCGGTTTCAACTCTGCAACATATGCATCAGATGACCGTTTTGAACTGATCAAGACCGTCTATCACGTCTATGTTGATGGTGAAAATATCGGACTTGTCAATGAGAAAAATGTCGTAGAAGATACAAAAGCACAAATGATTCAGAAGGCTGAAGATCGTTTCAAGGATATACAATTAACTGTCAACGAAGATATACAGTACGTCCCTGAAAGAATCTTCAATCCAGATGTCGACCATGAAGCGGTCAAGAAAAAGCTGCAAGATCAGCTTTCAATTGGCATTCTTGGAGCCAAACTCTCTTTTGGCGGGAAGACACTCGGTTATTTCAAAACAGCTGAAGAAGCGGAAGAAGTAGTCCGTGAATTGAAGCTTAAATATACAGATGAAAAGACACTGGACAAGCTCCAGAAACAAGCGGAAGAAAAAGCTGACTCCGATAAATCTGGGGAACAAAAAGAAGAAAAGAAGTCGGTTGAAGACGAGACATTCAGTGTCTCATTTGATAATGAAGTTCAGATCACTTCCGAAAAAGTGTCTATCGATGATTTGATCGATCAAGAAAAAGCGATGGAACGCTTTAAAAAAGGGACGTTGAAAAAGACATCCCATAAGGTCAAAGAAGACGATACAATTGAATCAATTGTAGAAAAATACGATATAACGCGTGAGGAGCTATTTGAATTAAACCCTGACTTGAGCGAATTGACAAAGCTTAAAGAAGGGGAAAAGCTCATCGTGAAAGAATACAAGCCTTTTGCCAAAGTCGTTGTTAAGGAAAGAGTAACGAAAGAGCACAAGATTGCGTATGACTCTGAAGTGAAAGAAGACGACACGATGCCGAAGGGTGAAAGTAAAATTTCACAAAAAGGAAAAGATGGTAAGAAGAGCGTTCAATACGAAATCACTTCCGTAAACGGTGAAGTTACTGATAAGAATGTAGTAGCTGAAGAGGTTCTATCTGAGCCTGTAACGGAGATCAAGATCAAAGGAACGAAAGTCATCCCTTCCCGTGGAACTGGATCCTTCCACTGGCCAACGGTCGGAGGCTATATCTCCAGTCATAAAGGTCAACGTTGGGGAAGACAACACAAAGGAATTGACATCGCTCGCCCAAGTAACCGAGCCATCCTTGCTGTCGATAACGGTACAGTCGTATCTGCCGGATTCAATAGTGGAGGATATGGTAACCGAATCATCATCAACCACAATAACGGATTCAAGTCTGTGTACGCACACTTAGCATCCATGAACGTGAGTGTTGGACAAACAGTCAAAAAAGGCCAAAAGATCGGGGTCATGGGATCAACAGGACACTCTACAGGAGTTCATCTACACTTTGAACTCTATAAGAACGGTGCCCTGCTCAATCCATTGAAATATATCAGCCGATAG
- the ssb gene encoding single-stranded DNA-binding protein, translated as MINRIILVGRLTKDPELRYTPNGVAVANFTLAVNRPFTNQQGDREADFINIVVWRRQAENAANFLKKGSLAGVDGRLQTRSYENNEGRRVYVTEVMAESVQFLEPKGSNQGGGGGYNNQDNPFAGSGQGGQGGQGGYGNSGNKNFGGGNQNRNNDFNDDPFANDGKPIDISDDDLPF; from the coding sequence GTGATCAACCGCATTATTCTTGTCGGCCGACTAACGAAAGATCCAGAGTTACGCTATACTCCGAACGGAGTTGCCGTAGCGAATTTCACACTAGCAGTTAATCGTCCTTTTACGAACCAACAAGGTGATCGTGAAGCGGATTTCATTAACATCGTAGTGTGGCGCAGACAAGCTGAAAACGCAGCGAATTTCTTGAAAAAAGGAAGCCTTGCTGGTGTTGACGGCCGTTTACAAACACGATCTTATGAAAATAATGAAGGTCGACGAGTATACGTAACCGAAGTCATGGCAGAAAGTGTCCAATTCCTTGAGCCGAAAGGATCCAACCAAGGCGGTGGCGGTGGTTATAACAACCAAGATAATCCATTCGCTGGTTCCGGACAAGGTGGCCAAGGCGGCCAAGGCGGATACGGAAATTCAGGTAATAAGAATTTCGGCGGTGGCAATCAGAACCGTAATAACGACTTTAATGATGATCCTTTCGCCAATGATGGTAAACCGATCGACATTTCTGATGACGACTTGCCATTCTAA
- a CDS encoding adenylosuccinate synthase produces the protein MSSVVVVGTQWGDEGKGKITDYLSQEAEVIARYQGGNNAGHTIVFNDKKYKLHLIPSGIFFDDKICVIGNGMVIDPKALVEELQYLHDKGVSTENLRISNRAHVILPYHLKLDILEEESKGENKIGTTKKGIGPAYMDKAARIGIRIADLLDKEEFAEKLERNLREKNRLFEKVYEVEGMKLEDILEEYYEYGQQIAKYVTDTSVTLNDALDNGRRVLFEGAQGVMLDIDQGTYPFVTSSNPIAGGVTIGSGVGPSKIQHVVGVSKAYTTRVGDGPFPTELHDEVGDQIREVGNEYGTTTGRPRRVGWFDSVVVRHAQRVSGITDLSLNSIDVLTGIKTLKICTAYKYKGEIIEEFPASLKVLAQCEPVYEEMPGWEEDITGVRSLDELPENARHYVERISQLTGIPLSIFSVGPDRKQTNKVRGVFSSL, from the coding sequence ATGAGTTCTGTAGTCGTTGTAGGTACCCAGTGGGGAGACGAAGGAAAAGGTAAAATCACGGACTATTTGTCACAAGAGGCGGAAGTGATTGCTCGTTATCAAGGTGGAAACAACGCTGGCCATACGATTGTATTCAATGACAAGAAATATAAATTACATCTGATTCCATCAGGCATTTTCTTTGATGATAAGATTTGTGTCATCGGAAATGGCATGGTCATCGATCCGAAGGCTTTGGTGGAAGAGCTTCAATATTTACACGATAAAGGTGTCAGCACGGAGAATCTTCGAATTTCAAACCGTGCACATGTCATCCTTCCTTATCATTTAAAGCTTGATATTTTGGAAGAGGAAAGCAAAGGCGAGAACAAGATTGGAACGACGAAGAAAGGCATCGGCCCTGCTTACATGGATAAAGCAGCTCGTATCGGAATCCGTATTGCGGACCTTCTTGATAAAGAAGAATTTGCTGAAAAGCTGGAGCGTAATCTTCGTGAGAAAAACCGCTTGTTTGAAAAAGTGTATGAAGTAGAAGGCATGAAGCTGGAAGACATTTTAGAAGAGTACTACGAGTACGGTCAGCAGATTGCAAAGTATGTGACGGATACTTCTGTTACATTGAATGATGCCCTCGACAATGGACGACGTGTGTTGTTTGAGGGAGCGCAAGGTGTCATGCTCGATATTGACCAGGGAACGTATCCGTTTGTCACTTCCTCAAATCCGATCGCAGGCGGTGTAACGATTGGTTCCGGTGTTGGTCCTTCCAAGATCCAACATGTAGTAGGTGTATCAAAAGCTTACACAACTCGTGTCGGTGATGGTCCGTTTCCTACAGAACTCCACGACGAGGTCGGCGATCAAATCCGTGAAGTAGGGAATGAGTACGGAACTACGACAGGACGTCCACGTCGGGTTGGTTGGTTTGACAGCGTCGTCGTTCGCCATGCGCAACGTGTTAGTGGCATTACAGATTTATCGTTGAACTCTATTGATGTTTTGACTGGAATTAAAACGTTGAAGATTTGTACGGCTTATAAATACAAAGGTGAAATCATTGAGGAGTTCCCTGCCAGTCTGAAGGTGCTCGCACAATGTGAGCCTGTTTACGAAGAAATGCCAGGATGGGAAGAAGATATCACAGGTGTTCGCTCTCTGGACGAGCTTCCTGAAAATGCCCGTCATTATGTAGAACGTATTTCTCAGCTAACAGGAATCCCGTTGTCCATCTTTTCAGTTGGACCGGATCGTAAGCAGACAAACAAGGTTAGAGGCGTATTCTCATCACTATAA
- a CDS encoding DHH family phosphoesterase: protein MPKFFDKRWQELHIILLLVILAIFIGIITYYNWIFGLVAFVVLGVTIYYALIKELEFRTKLEDYISTLSHRVKKVGEEALMEMPIGIILYDDQYKIEWTNPYLTTIIEQESFIGNSLNLISEELIPLIKGEEKDEIIKVNKRKYRVYLKREERLLYFSDVTEQVEVERLYDEEQTVMGVIFLDNYDEVTQGMNDQVRSNINSKVTSILNQWATDYGIFLKRTSSERFVAVLNQRILSELEKTKFALLDEVRELTSKQNIPLTLSIGLGSGSANLPDLGQLAQSSLDLALGRGGDQVAIKQTNGKVRFYGGKTNPMEKRTRVRARVISHALTELVSDSDQVIVMGHKNPDMDAIGASIGILKVASINDKPGSIVLDPNDVDIGIQRLLEEIKGKEELWEHFITPEEALERATPNTLLVVVDTHKPSLVIEEKLVNKLEKVIVIDHHRRGEDFIGDPVLVYMEPYASSTAELVTELLEYQPKLRKMDILEATALLAGIIVDTKSFTLRTGSRTFDAASYLRSHGADTILVQKFLKEDLDRYVKRSRLIENAAIYKGGIAIALGEEDEEYGQVLIAQAADTLLSMSGVLASFVISKRIDDKISISARSLGDVNVQMIMEKLDGGGHLTNAAAQLEDVTIEEAERRLKEILDEYFEGGEEE, encoded by the coding sequence ATGCCAAAGTTTTTTGATAAAAGATGGCAGGAATTACATATTATTTTGTTACTTGTCATCTTGGCGATATTTATTGGCATTATTACGTATTATAACTGGATATTCGGTCTAGTCGCTTTCGTCGTTTTAGGGGTGACGATTTATTATGCTTTGATTAAGGAGCTGGAGTTCCGGACGAAGCTGGAGGATTATATATCGACCCTCTCCCACCGTGTAAAAAAAGTGGGCGAAGAGGCACTGATGGAAATGCCGATCGGAATCATCCTTTATGACGATCAATATAAGATTGAATGGACCAATCCCTATTTGACGACGATCATTGAGCAGGAATCGTTTATCGGGAATTCACTGAACTTGATTTCAGAAGAACTCATCCCATTGATAAAAGGGGAAGAGAAGGATGAAATCATTAAAGTCAATAAAAGGAAATACCGTGTCTATTTAAAAAGGGAAGAACGTCTGTTATATTTTTCAGATGTAACCGAACAGGTTGAAGTTGAAAGACTATACGATGAAGAACAGACCGTTATGGGTGTCATTTTCTTAGACAACTATGATGAAGTCACCCAAGGGATGAACGACCAGGTAAGAAGTAACATCAACAGTAAGGTCACTTCCATACTGAATCAATGGGCGACAGACTATGGTATCTTCCTGAAACGTACGTCGTCTGAACGATTCGTTGCTGTCTTGAATCAACGGATTTTATCTGAACTTGAAAAGACGAAGTTCGCCTTATTGGATGAGGTCAGAGAATTGACCTCTAAACAAAATATACCGCTTACGTTAAGTATCGGGCTTGGCAGCGGATCTGCAAATCTTCCAGACTTAGGACAACTGGCTCAATCCAGTCTTGATCTTGCATTAGGACGTGGGGGAGACCAGGTTGCGATCAAACAGACCAACGGAAAAGTACGTTTCTATGGTGGAAAGACAAATCCGATGGAAAAGCGGACCCGAGTGCGTGCCCGCGTTATTTCCCATGCCCTGACTGAGCTTGTTTCCGACAGTGATCAAGTCATCGTCATGGGGCATAAGAACCCAGATATGGATGCTATCGGGGCGAGTATCGGAATTTTAAAAGTCGCTAGCATTAACGATAAACCAGGAAGTATCGTATTGGACCCGAATGATGTCGACATCGGCATCCAAAGGCTTTTAGAAGAAATCAAAGGGAAGGAAGAGCTGTGGGAGCACTTCATTACGCCTGAAGAGGCGCTGGAGAGAGCCACACCGAATACCCTCCTTGTCGTTGTTGATACACATAAGCCTTCGCTTGTCATTGAGGAGAAGCTCGTGAACAAGCTTGAAAAGGTGATCGTCATCGACCATCATCGCCGTGGGGAGGATTTCATCGGCGACCCTGTACTGGTTTATATGGAGCCATATGCATCCTCCACTGCCGAACTTGTGACGGAATTGCTTGAATACCAGCCTAAACTCCGAAAGATGGACATTCTTGAGGCTACAGCCTTGCTGGCGGGTATCATCGTCGACACGAAGAGCTTCACACTGCGTACGGGCTCACGAACGTTTGATGCAGCCTCGTACCTGCGCTCACACGGTGCCGATACAATCCTTGTCCAGAAGTTCTTGAAGGAAGACCTTGATCGGTATGTGAAGAGGTCCAGACTCATTGAGAATGCCGCGATCTATAAAGGTGGCATCGCAATCGCCTTAGGAGAAGAGGACGAGGAATACGGCCAAGTATTGATCGCGCAAGCCGCAGATACCCTTCTATCGATGTCAGGGGTCTTAGCTTCGTTCGTCATTTCGAAGCGTATTGATGATAAAATAAGTATCAGTGCACGTTCACTAGGAGATGTGAATGTTCAGATGATCATGGAAAAGCTGGATGGCGGCGGTCATTTGACCAACGCTGCAGCTCAATTGGAAGATGTAACGATTGAAGAAGCGGAAAGACGCTTAAAAGAGATATTAGATGAATATTTTGAAGGGGGAGAAGAGGAATGA
- a CDS encoding DUF951 domain-containing protein → MSQTKEFDLNDIVEMKKPHPCGENRWKIIRLGADIRIKCMGCDHSVLLPRREFVRKMKKVITEKE, encoded by the coding sequence ATGAGTCAGACAAAAGAATTCGATCTAAACGATATTGTAGAAATGAAGAAGCCGCATCCTTGTGGGGAAAACCGTTGGAAAATCATTCGATTAGGAGCAGACATCCGGATCAAATGTATGGGGTGCGATCATAGTGTCTTACTTCCGAGAAGAGAATTCGTCCGGAAAATGAAGAAAGTGATTACGGAAAAAGAGTAA
- the yycF gene encoding response regulator YycF: MDKKILVVDDEKPIADILQFNLEKEGFNVVCAYDGAMALEKVEEEMPDMVLLDIMLPQKDGMEVCREIRKKYDMPIIMLTAKDSEIDKVLGLELGADDYVTKPFSTRELIARVKANMRRHHNEGEKEGIDSTSEIKIGALTIHPEAYLVTKRGDTIELTHREFELLHYMAKHTGQVMTREHLLQTVWGYDYFGDVRTVDVTVRRLREKVEDNPSHPMWIITRRGVGYYLRNPDQE, from the coding sequence ATGGATAAAAAAATACTTGTAGTAGATGATGAAAAGCCGATTGCAGATATTCTACAATTTAACCTTGAAAAAGAAGGCTTTAATGTCGTTTGTGCTTATGACGGCGCAATGGCACTAGAAAAAGTCGAAGAGGAAATGCCGGATATGGTGCTCCTCGACATCATGCTTCCGCAAAAGGATGGCATGGAGGTTTGCCGGGAAATCCGTAAAAAGTATGATATGCCGATTATCATGCTGACGGCAAAAGACTCTGAAATTGATAAAGTACTTGGATTAGAGCTCGGCGCAGATGACTATGTGACGAAACCATTCAGTACGCGTGAATTGATTGCGCGTGTCAAAGCGAATATGCGTCGCCACCATAATGAGGGCGAGAAAGAAGGAATTGATTCAACGAGCGAAATCAAGATTGGAGCCCTCACGATCCATCCTGAGGCTTATTTGGTTACAAAACGCGGTGATACGATTGAACTGACGCACCGTGAATTTGAATTGCTACACTATATGGCAAAGCATACAGGACAAGTCATGACCCGTGAACATCTGTTGCAGACCGTATGGGGCTATGATTATTTTGGAGATGTACGTACAGTCGACGTGACCGTTCGACGTCTAAGAGAAAAAGTGGAGGATAATCCAAGTCATCCGATGTGGATCATTACACGTCGCGGTGTTGGTTATTACTTGCGAAATCCAGACCAGGAGTAG
- a CDS encoding YybS family protein, which translates to MNRTRALTEGAILASLYAVLFLITLYLPIISTITLFLLSLPFAIYTVRHGFKKSLLLVGTAIVLSIILGSIASINIPILFGSVGVVMGHFYRKKSSSFALLLGTTFAFLANFILIYIVSILFFDINLTTLTKESIEQMIAMTESFGGILGGDVEKSVEQLKGLLVVIPYLLPALFVIMAVIFAFITILINNIFMKKLNIDVPEWKPFREWSFPKSIIWYYLATILIFLSGPEQGSGLYIVTNNLYLILEIILVIQGLAVIYYYFWKKGKGKTIPVLVTILLFILPLGFYVVRILGIIDLGFDLRKRIKA; encoded by the coding sequence GTGAATCGAACAAGAGCTTTAACGGAAGGGGCTATACTGGCGTCCCTTTATGCTGTATTATTCTTAATAACGCTTTATTTACCGATCATATCGACAATAACACTGTTTTTATTGTCTTTACCATTTGCGATTTATACAGTAAGACATGGGTTTAAGAAAAGCTTGCTCCTCGTTGGAACAGCGATCGTGTTATCCATCATTCTTGGATCAATCGCTTCCATTAACATTCCGATTCTGTTCGGATCCGTCGGAGTTGTAATGGGGCACTTTTACCGGAAAAAGAGTTCCAGCTTCGCTTTGCTGCTAGGAACGACCTTTGCCTTTTTAGCAAACTTTATCTTAATCTATATTGTTAGTATTCTTTTCTTCGATATCAACCTGACGACGTTGACGAAGGAATCAATTGAACAAATGATCGCAATGACAGAAAGCTTCGGTGGGATACTAGGTGGCGATGTTGAGAAGTCTGTCGAACAATTGAAAGGGTTGTTGGTCGTCATTCCATACCTCCTTCCTGCTTTATTTGTGATCATGGCGGTCATCTTCGCATTCATTACGATTCTCATCAACAATATATTCATGAAGAAATTGAACATCGACGTCCCAGAATGGAAGCCGTTTCGAGAGTGGTCTTTTCCGAAAAGCATCATCTGGTATTACCTTGCGACGATTTTAATCTTTTTGAGCGGCCCGGAACAAGGCTCTGGCCTTTATATCGTGACAAATAATCTTTATCTTATTTTAGAGATTATTCTTGTCATTCAAGGGTTGGCAGTTATCTACTATTATTTCTGGAAGAAGGGCAAGGGGAAAACGATACCGGTACTTGTTACCATTCTTCTTTTTATCCTGCCACTGGGATTTTATGTCGTAAGAATCTTAGGTATAATTGATTTAGGATTTGATTTAAGGAAACGGATTAAAGCCTGA